The nucleotide sequence ATAATAAAATTCCAAAAATATTTATGGATAATTTTTTAATCATTACATCAGCACCATAATTTTGCCAAAAATCGGTTCGGTATCGCCAACATCAATCCTATAAAAATAAACACCATTGGGAACATATTTTGAATTTTCATCCCTGCCGTCCCAGTTATCAATAATTTCCTTTCCGCCGTTTCGGTTTGCATTTTGAATTACAGTTCTCACCAAATTCATACCAAAGTCAAAAATTCTAATTGTTACTTGCTGCGAGTTTCCACTAAACATATATTTGATATTTATTTGTTCGGTATCGGGTTTAAAAGGATTTGGAAAAGCAATAGCTTGTGTTCTGGAAGCAATATTTGGAGAAGAAAGAAACACTTTCCAGTTACCTGACCACATTCCGTTTGATTCAGTCAATTCAGCCGTTCCGGCTTCAGTACCAAACCAAATATTATTTATTGATGAATTATCCAACAAACAATTAACTGCCCTAAATTTTGTAGAGTTTAATTTAACTTCTGTTTCAGAATCTATAATTTGAGGTAAATTAATCCACGTCAATCCTAAATCATTTGAACGAAAAACACCATTATCGGTGGCAGCCATAACATCCGATTCTTCACCTGTTAAATTAAACGTAAAACCAATATCGTGAATATTTTCGCCGGTAAGATAAGTTTCCCAATTATTTCCCATATCGCTTGAAGAACTTAAGCCGTAAAATTCAGTTGTTCCTTCAGCTTTCCAAGTAGCTGCCCAAATAATTTTCCGTGAAAAATCATAGTCCAGTTTAAGCACAAAATTTCCGCTTATAGAATTATCTTGATTAGTGTGTGTAAATTTTTTCCAGCTTATTCCGCCGTCTGTACTTAAGTTAATTCCATTTGCGGTACCAACAAGAATTGTAGAATCATTAATTGCCTTTAACGAAAAGAATCTATGATTCAAATTATTTTCAAAACCTAAGGCTCCCGAAGATGGTGAAACCGTAAAATTTAATGTATCTGTCGGTTTTATTGAATTCAAATAATCGGGTGGAACAACAACTTTTTCCCACGTTTTGCCTAAATCGTTACTTTTCCTAAAACCGCCGTAAAACGAGGCGATCCAAATAATATTTTTTGTAAAGGCAATGCTTCTCGTAAAATTTCCTTCAACAACTGGAATTGGTAAAGCGCGAAGAGTATTTATGCCATATACAATTGATGAATCATCTTGAGCGTCAACAGGCTGAGGAATGTCTATCCAAGTTTCACCTTTATCGGGAGAATAATGCAATCCTGTACCAACAGGAACAACGTCATCGGAATTTTCCAAAGGATGCCACGTGGCACACCAAATTGTATCTTTATTAATTGCTAAGGCGGAAATCCCTTCTTCACCGAATTTATAATTTGTCCAACTTTCACCGCCGTCTGTCGATTTACTTAATCCAAGAGTAGTTGCAACCCAAATATCAGTTCCCATAAATTCAATATATTCAACGGCATTACCGCTCGGCGTTGGATCAGCAAGAATTTTACTTAAACTATTTTGTTCAATGCTAAAAGTATTCGGAAGCTTTTGCGCAAATGAATTTACTAAAAAAATTGTCAGAAATATTAAAATGCTTTTTTTCAAAATTAATTTACTTTTAGTGAAAAATTAATTGTATTGCTTACAGAACCGGATTTATCAACAGCGTAAAATGTAAAATGCCAAAGACCGGTTTGAGAGCTTGTGCCGAAACTGTTCTTTAGCGAAAAGATTCCATCATTTGGAGTTAAATCACCAGAGCCGCTTACATCGCCATTATCAAACATCGGAAACTTCTTATTAGTATTATTTGCATCGGAATAAACAATTGAACTATCGGGACGTAATAATTCAAAATAAACTTCCTTAACATCATTCAATCCGTTTGGATCATTAACTTTAATTGAAAATACAAAAGAAGTATTTCTATCTATCTGCGATGGAATATTAAGATCTGAAATAACCGGAGCTAAATTAGCAGCGTTACTTAAAAATTTAAATTTCTTTTCCGCGGCTTTTTTAATATTTGTGCCGTTTGGGTTTATGTTATCTTCAACATAAAAATCAATTACATAATTTCCTGTAAGTAAGTTTTCATCAAATGTATATTCCCCGGAATAAGTTTTCTTAACCGTTACATCTTTGGTATTCATAAAAATCAAATCGCTGATTTCTTCACTGCCGTCCAAATTGGAAATTACAAACCATACTTTCTCAATTGATTGAGTGTTTTTAATTGTAATAAAATTTTCCAAAACTTTATTTGATTCGGAATACGCGAATTCATTTGGAGAAGAAATACTTTCAACAATATATTCAGCGGATTTTGATTCAACAATATCGCTTGGAATTTCTTCACAGCCAATTATGAATAAAAATGCGAATAACAGCAATATTTTAATAAACTTAAATTTCATCTAGAATAAAAGATGTGATTGATTGAAGAATTTGACTGAAAGAAACCACATGAAAATTTACTTTCCTTTTTAGATTAAAATTGAAATAAAGTAGCAAATTTTTCTATGGTCACCTTTTGATATTTTCAAACTAAAAATTATAGAAGAACCTTTAAACTTACAAGTACATTTTTTACTGCCTACTAAAAGCTGAGATAAAATGGAGACGGTGAAAATGATATCAATAGAATAAATAAACTAAAATATCCCAATATCATTCTTTTCCAACCCAATTTTTCAAAATGCCTTACCGGAGGATGTTTTACTTTAATTATAAAAAAAAGAATAACTGCCCAAAAAAGCCAACCCGACCATCCAAAACCAATATTTAATTCTAATAATCCGTCAACAATTCCAGATATACCAAAGATTACCAGAAAAATCATTGAAATACTTGCAACAGCTTCCTGTAATTTTGATCCGAACATACTGTAAACAATATGACCACCATCTAATTGTCCGACCGGTATCATATTCATTGCCGTAATTAAAAGACCAAACCAGCCTGTCATAAGATACGGATAATGATATACTTCTGTCATTGGCGGAACAAATTGTTCTTTTGAGGTAAATAATTCTTTAAGAAAAATAAATAACAAATTATTTCCAAATTCAAGAGTCATTGAATTTTTTCCGTATTCCGGCGAAAAATAATCGGGGTGAATTGCCAAGAGATATTCGATTGAAGGCAAATGAGTGAACCCATAAATTAAAATTATCAATGAAGCTATAAATCCTGCAATCGGTCCCGCAATTCCAATATCGAACATTGCTTTATTTGTAGGAATTTCTGATTTTGTTCTTATTACAGCTCCCATAGTTCCAAAATTGAAAAATTCCGGAATCGGAGGAATTGGAATAAAATACGGAAGTGTTGCTTTAACTTTGTGGATCTTTGCGGCAAAATAATGTCCAAACTCATGCGTTGATAAAATAAAAAGCGCCGACAAAGAATATGGAAGTCCTATTGCCAATGATTCTAAATCATACGGACCCATCGTTCCAGTTATCCATTCAGTACCTGCAATTACAGTTGTTACAAATGTTACCAAAAAAAGCAGCAAATGAAAAAGCGGACTTTGAAAAAATTTATTTTTAGTCAAATGATATTCCTTAAAAACTATAAATCAACATTAAATCCTATGGAAGAAAATTTTTCTTTAACGTCAAAATATTCCCCATGAATATTGTATCCGTTAAAATATCTAAAATAAATGCTAAATCCTTTTCCTTTAGGATTTCCGATTTTAATTCCGGCTGATAAAGAATTATTTCCGGTGTAGCTGTATATGTTTATCAATCTAAAATCATAGGCTAAAAATGGCGAAATTTTACTGCTAATTAAATTAGTAAAAAAATAATCAAAACCGAGTTGATACTGATCCTGACCTAAATTATTAGGATCAACTTTGTAAATGTATGTGATCCCGGTGTAAATTCTTAGATCATGAAATCTCAGATAAGGCATTAACTCAAAAAACTCTCTGCTGTAGACTTTTGGCTTTCTGTTATCTCTCCATTGATTCAATTCTTTATCAAAATGACCGTCAACAAAATGCGCGCTGATGTGGCTAAATCTTAACCTTGAGCCAAATTCTACATCAACACAATTTGTTTTATATCCCAAATTAAATCCGAAAAGATAATCTACTGCGTCAACCGGAAAATGAAAATCATTCTGACTTCTTAACAATGTGTACGTAAATAAATCCGCACCAAACGAAAAATTATTTTTGTCATCCAATTTATAATGTAAAATGTCAATAGAATTTCCAACGTTAAGACTTAATTCATTTCTGTCTGTTTTAAATTCAAATCCCAATTTTGGTTCTAACGTATTTGCAATGTATGGCTGAACCAATAAATTTGAAGGAAAGAATTCAAGATTTTCCTGCGCTAATTGCACGGAAAATGTTGAAATGATGATTAATAAAATCAATAAATTTTTATTTCGCGATTGAGTTTTCATCAGCAAACATCCGGATATTTTTTAAGACAATAATTTCTGCAAATTTCTAAGAATCAAAATTATTACAATTTAGATCTTACAATTTTCTTTTTAAT is from Ignavibacteriota bacterium and encodes:
- a CDS encoding DUF1207 domain-containing protein yields the protein MKTQSRNKNLLILLIIISTFSVQLAQENLEFFPSNLLVQPYIANTLEPKLGFEFKTDRNELSLNVGNSIDILHYKLDDKNNFSFGADLFTYTLLRSQNDFHFPVDAVDYLFGFNLGYKTNCVDVEFGSRLRFSHISAHFVDGHFDKELNQWRDNRKPKVYSREFFELMPYLRFHDLRIYTGITYIYKVDPNNLGQDQYQLGFDYFFTNLISSKISPFLAYDFRLINIYSYTGNNSLSAGIKIGNPKGKGFSIYFRYFNGYNIHGEYFDVKEKFSSIGFNVDL
- a CDS encoding site-2 protease family protein; this translates as MGPYDLESLAIGLPYSLSALFILSTHEFGHYFAAKIHKVKATLPYFIPIPPIPEFFNFGTMGAVIRTKSEIPTNKAMFDIGIAGPIAGFIASLIILIYGFTHLPSIEYLLAIHPDYFSPEYGKNSMTLEFGNNLLFIFLKELFTSKEQFVPPMTEVYHYPYLMTGWFGLLITAMNMIPVGQLDGGHIVYSMFGSKLQEAVASISMIFLVIFGISGIVDGLLELNIGFGWSGWLFWAVILFFIIKVKHPPVRHFEKLGWKRMILGYFSLFILLISFSPSPFYLSF